The Zingiber officinale cultivar Zhangliang chromosome 10A, Zo_v1.1, whole genome shotgun sequence genome contains a region encoding:
- the LOC122027639 gene encoding 40S ribosomal protein S8-like — MGISRDSMHKRRATGGKKKAWRKKRKYELGRQPANTKLSSNKTVRRIRVRGGNVKWRALRLDTGNYSWGSEAVTRKTRILDVVYNASNNELVRTQTLVKSAIVQVDAAPFKAWYLQHYGVELGKKKKTAAAAKKETTEGQEAEAATTEVKKSSSVLRKLEKRQQDRKLDSHVEDQFSTGRLLAAISSRPGQCGRADGYILEGKELEFYMKKIQKKKGKGAT, encoded by the exons ATGG GTATCTCACGAGACTCCATGCACAAGAGGCGGGCTACCGGAGGTAAGAAGAAAGCctggaggaagaagagaaa GTATGAGTTGGGAAGACAACCTGCAAACACAAAGCTTTCAAGCAACAAGACTGTGAGAAGGATAAGAGTTCGAGGAGGCAATGTAAAATGGAGAGCTCTCAGGTTGGATACTGGGAATTATTCATGGGGAAGTGAGGCCGTGACACGCAAGACTCGTATACTTGATGTGGTCTATAATGCTTCAAACAACGAGCTTGTGAGGACACAAACCCTTGTTAAGAGTGCAATCGTCCAGGTGGATGCAGCCCCGTTCAAGGCGTGGTATCTCCAGCATTATGGTGTTGAgcttgggaagaagaagaagactgcCGCCGCTGCCAAAAAAGAAACAACTGAG GGGCAAGAGGCTGAAGCTGCTACTACAGAGGTAAAGAAGAGCAGCAGTGTACTGAGGAAGCTGGAAAAGAGGCAGCAAGATCGGAAACTTGATTCCCACGTTGAGGATCAATTCAGTACTGGAAGGCTGTTAGCCGCAATCTCCTCTCGCCCGGGCCAGTGTGGTAGAGCTGATGG TTACATATTAGAAGGAAAGGAGCTCGAGTTCTACATGAAGAAGATCCAAAAGAAGAAGGGCAAGGGAGCAACATAA